ATGCCAATCCCGGTTACTGGGGAATACCCAGAAACTTTAGGATGGCGATTTCTTATGAATGGTAACGGCGTGCAGGGCGCTCGGGTGTGGGAGTCAACGCGCTTTGTAGGTGACACGGAGAGGTAATGAGAAAGTTTCTTGTGAGACGTTGCTGTCGTAAGGCATTGAAAACTACGGTTCTCTCGATAGCTGTCCTTTCGGTGGCGGTTGCTCTCCTCTGTCCGAGTCTTGCCCTCTCGCAAGCGAGTCTGGGGGGGCAGAGAGTGGGGACCGCTTCGGGAACCTTCCTCAAGCTACCTACCTCTGCGCGTGGGACGGCTATGGGTGGGGCGTACGTAGCTTTGACGGACGACGCCGCATCTGCCGGATGGAACCCTGCGGGGCTGGCTTCGATCACGCAGAAAGGCTTCTCGGTCTCGTACGTCCAGTGGTTTGCAGGCATTGACTACACGTTCGCCACGTATGCCCAACCGTGGCCCTGGTTCAGCGGTTCAGCGGGCGTCTTCTTCGGCTCTCTCAGCACAATGATGGATGAAACCTCCGAAGACATGCCGTACGGAACCGGGCGAAGATTCGCCTTCAACGACTGGGTCGCCGGAGTTTCCCTTGCGAGAAGGCTGACGGACAAGCTCCTCGTGGGTGCAAACATCAAGTACTTCAGGGAAGAGCTGGGAACGGACGTGGGCGGTCCCGTGACCAACACGTGGCTGCTTGACGTGGGGACTAAGTACTACGTGGGACTCAGCACCGTGCGGATGGCCATGCTGCTCAGGGATTTCGGCCCCGAGCTCAAGCCGTCGGGCACGTTCACCGGCACGTTTGACGGCGCCACGGTCACACAGGACTATGAAGGCTTCACGACTCCGACTACGTTCAAGTTCGGAGTGGCCTTCGACCCGGTGCAACGAGATCCTCACAAGGTCACGGCCACGCTCGAGATGAACCACTACGCCGACAACGCGGAAACCATCAGGGCGGGTCTTGAGTATACTGTGGCCGACATCGCGGCCCTGAGAGGTGGCTACGATCTTAACTCGAACGTTATGGGGCTTTCGCTCGGTGCCGGGCTCAAGGTCAAGTTCGCCGGCGTGGGTGGCACCCTGGACTACTCCTACTCGAAAACCGAATACTTGGGAAACGTGAACATCTTCAGCATGAATCTGTCTTTCTAAGAGGAGTCAAGCGAGAGTGGGACGAAACAAAAGAAATCTGGCCCGTGGAGATCTAGGCCTTGTTCTTGTTCTCCTTGCGGTTCTGCCTTCTCTTCTATTCTTGGGATGCGGTCAAAAGATCGGCAAGCCCGTGGAGACCCCCGGTGGAGGCGTGTCTATTCCCGACCAGTACGCACTGGCGTACGAGTGGAAGAATTTTCCCGGCACGACGGACATCGTCGTGACCACGGGTGGATTCGTATACGTTGCACAGGAAAGCACGACCGTGGCCGGATACAAGACGTTCTCGCCTCAGAGGCATCCCCTTATCAGCGATCTGACGGGGCTTTTGAGGCCGGTCTACCTTGCCGAAGGCGTCAACGAGGAGATATATGTCGCGGACGTGGGGGACACGTCCGTGAAGAGATTCTCGCGTTCGGGCGGCGCTCCGATTCAAGTCGTGAGGGACACCGCTTGGACACAGATCGGCGGCATCGCCGTTGACAATCAGGGCTTCCTGTACGTCGCAGATAGACAGAGAGAGCTCATATGGAAGTACAGACCTTCGGGAGAAAGAGATTCCTCTCTGGTACATCCTATATTGGGCACCCCGGGTCTCCTGACCGAGGGAGGCGAGGGGCTAGGCTACGTGCGCCGTCCCGGAGGCATGTGTTTTGACGGGCTTTATCTCCAGGTGACCGACACCGGCAAGAATAGGATTCAAAAATTGATCACGGACGAATTCGCCTTGAACGTGCTTGTCGTGCTTGGACCTTCACC
The sequence above is a segment of the Candidatus Eisenbacteria bacterium genome. Coding sequences within it:
- a CDS encoding NHL repeat-containing protein, producing MGRNKRNLARGDLGLVLVLLAVLPSLLFLGCGQKIGKPVETPGGGVSIPDQYALAYEWKNFPGTTDIVVTTGGFVYVAQESTTVAGYKTFSPQRHPLISDLTGLLRPVYLAEGVNEEIYVADVGDTSVKRFSRSGGAPIQVVRDTAWTQIGGIAVDNQGFLYVADRQRELIWKYRPSGERDSSLVHPILGTPGLLTEGGEGLGYVRRPGGMCFDGLYLQVTDTGKNRIQKLITDEFALNVLVVLGPSPSDPFSSPLDSDADADGNVYVADTGKNRVLQYDNSGTLKRTVTWDSTVVIGPPPAVAARDKWVYVADPEHSRILIYELR
- a CDS encoding PorV/PorQ family protein → MRKFLVRRCCRKALKTTVLSIAVLSVAVALLCPSLALSQASLGGQRVGTASGTFLKLPTSARGTAMGGAYVALTDDAASAGWNPAGLASITQKGFSVSYVQWFAGIDYTFATYAQPWPWFSGSAGVFFGSLSTMMDETSEDMPYGTGRRFAFNDWVAGVSLARRLTDKLLVGANIKYFREELGTDVGGPVTNTWLLDVGTKYYVGLSTVRMAMLLRDFGPELKPSGTFTGTFDGATVTQDYEGFTTPTTFKFGVAFDPVQRDPHKVTATLEMNHYADNAETIRAGLEYTVADIAALRGGYDLNSNVMGLSLGAGLKVKFAGVGGTLDYSYSKTEYLGNVNIFSMNLSF